A portion of the Anoxybacillus gonensis genome contains these proteins:
- the rplO gene encoding 50S ribosomal protein L15 encodes MKLHELQPAPGSRKERNRVGRGIGSGNGKTSGRGHKGQNARSGGGVRIGFEGGQTPLFRRLPKRGFTNIHRKEYAIVNLEVLNRFEDGTEVTPELLLETGVVSKLKAGIKVLGDGELTKKLTVKAHKFSASAKEAIEAAGGTTEVI; translated from the coding sequence ACATGAATTACAACCAGCACCGGGTTCCCGTAAAGAACGCAACCGTGTTGGTCGTGGTATCGGCTCTGGTAACGGAAAAACTTCTGGTAGAGGACATAAAGGGCAAAACGCTCGCTCTGGCGGCGGTGTACGCATCGGCTTTGAAGGTGGTCAAACACCTTTATTCCGTCGTTTACCAAAACGCGGCTTTACAAACATTCATCGTAAAGAATATGCGATCGTTAACCTTGAAGTGTTAAATCGCTTTGAAGACGGTACGGAAGTAACACCAGAATTATTGCTTGAAACAGGCGTAGTAAGCAAATTAAAAGCAGGCATCAAAGTTCTTGGTGACGGTGAGCTTACGAAAAAATTAACAGTGAAAGCTCATAAATTCTCTGCTTCTGCAAAAGAAGCGATCGAAGCTGCTGGCGGTACAACTGAGGTGATTTAA